One Chromobacterium paludis genomic window carries:
- a CDS encoding Rossmann-fold NAD(P)-binding domain-containing protein produces MEFKTVLVVGGTGMLAKTTRHLADHASQLILVSRDSHAAAKKLGLSGANCISADWTSVPAFLAATQPAIDRFPPDLIVLWMHQTGRGARLGLLDMVRGSNCRIVDIHGSGGGNVQDRVAQRRLQAMQAGCRYTAVVLGSVPERDGSARWLTHDEISLGVIQAIESPSNCVVGSI; encoded by the coding sequence ATGGAATTCAAAACGGTACTCGTTGTCGGCGGGACCGGGATGCTCGCAAAAACAACACGGCATCTGGCCGACCATGCGTCGCAGCTGATCTTGGTTTCTCGAGACAGTCACGCCGCCGCGAAGAAATTGGGTCTTTCCGGCGCAAACTGCATCTCCGCGGATTGGACCAGCGTTCCGGCTTTCCTCGCGGCGACGCAGCCGGCAATCGATCGCTTCCCTCCCGATTTGATCGTGCTTTGGATGCACCAAACCGGCCGGGGCGCGAGGTTGGGTTTGCTCGACATGGTGCGCGGCTCGAACTGCCGCATTGTCGATATCCACGGCAGCGGCGGCGGCAACGTGCAGGACCGCGTCGCGCAGCGCCGTCTCCAGGCCATGCAAGCCGGCTGCCGCTACACCGCCGTCGTGCTGGGGTCCGTTCCGGAGCGCGACGGATCTGCGCGCTGGCTGACCCACGATGAAATCTCGCTCGGCGTCATCCAGGCCATCGAGTCCCCGAGCAACTGCGTTGTGGGTTCGATTTGA
- a CDS encoding histidine phosphatase family protein, which translates to MTQPVTRFCLVRHGETDWNREYRLQGHTDIPLNATGQEQAVQLARAFPPHHAFHALYVSDLTRTRQTAAPLQARLQLHAHYLPQLRERHMGALQGLTYAEAAERIPEVYQRHQTRDPDFDLDGGESLHRFRSRILDGLAGIASRHPNQDVLIVTHGGVLDIMYRAATAKPLADKRDFAIPNAALNWLDYQNGNWSLRRWADESHLAGALDEIQ; encoded by the coding sequence ATGACCCAGCCCGTCACCCGCTTCTGCCTGGTGCGCCATGGCGAAACCGACTGGAACCGCGAATACCGGCTGCAAGGCCATACCGACATCCCGCTCAATGCCACCGGCCAGGAGCAAGCCGTCCAGCTCGCCCGGGCCTTCCCCCCCCACCATGCCTTCCACGCGCTCTACGTCAGCGACCTCACTCGCACCCGGCAAACCGCCGCCCCGTTGCAAGCCAGGCTGCAACTGCACGCGCACTATCTGCCGCAACTGCGAGAGCGCCACATGGGCGCGCTGCAAGGCCTGACCTACGCCGAAGCGGCGGAGCGGATTCCAGAGGTTTACCAGCGCCACCAGACGCGCGACCCTGACTTTGACCTAGACGGCGGAGAAAGCCTGCATCGCTTCCGTTCGCGCATATTGGACGGCCTGGCCGGCATCGCCTCCCGCCACCCGAACCAGGACGTGCTGATCGTCACCCACGGCGGCGTGCTGGACATCATGTACCGCGCCGCCACCGCCAAACCGCTGGCCGACAAGCGCGACTTCGCCATCCCCAACGCCGCGCTGAACTGGCTGGACTATCAGAATGGAAACTGGTCGCTCCGTCGCTGGGCGGACGAATCCCACCTTGCCGGCGCGCTGGACGAAATCCAGTAA
- the msrB gene encoding peptide-methionine (R)-S-oxide reductase MsrB: MTIHKTDAEWRAQLTPEQYRVARQAGTERPFSGEHYFHNKRGDYYCVCCGALLFHSDTKFDAGCGWPSFWAEAAGANIQRLTDTSHGMVRVEVRCSHCDAHLGHVFEDGPEPTGERYCINSVCMAFKEKE; this comes from the coding sequence ATGACCATACACAAAACCGATGCCGAATGGCGTGCCCAGCTGACGCCTGAGCAATACCGGGTCGCCCGTCAGGCCGGCACCGAACGCCCGTTCAGCGGCGAACACTACTTCCATAACAAACGCGGCGATTATTACTGCGTCTGCTGCGGCGCCCTGCTGTTCCACAGCGACACCAAGTTCGACGCCGGCTGCGGCTGGCCCAGTTTCTGGGCCGAAGCCGCCGGCGCCAACATTCAGCGCCTCACCGACACCAGCCACGGCATGGTGCGCGTGGAAGTGCGCTGCTCCCACTGCGACGCCCATTTGGGCCATGTCTTTGAAGATGGTCCAGAGCCGACGGGGGAGCGCTATTGCATAAATTCTGTTTGTATGGCGTTTAAGGAAAAAGAATAA